The following are encoded in a window of uncultured Fretibacterium sp. genomic DNA:
- a CDS encoding lysylphosphatidylglycerol synthase transmembrane domain-containing protein, whose amino-acid sequence MSLRKGLILFILLAFGANAIIIAKSVDHETVRSLLSSNKLLLLGALGMVLLSWMCDAGRFCALSHAAQERVPFSMGIVLTWLNYFGSAVTPMQSGGGPFQVYVLYKKGVPIGKGIAITLLRTMLTVLILSLVVPTALFLEPSILEASPFLKGLVFYVFAVIGCTWVFILFTVLRPDALKRLGKIAVLWMKRLNLVKSNRRVIGCFQWLDREVDNYIMNFRLAFRSGKGWMLLATALSVLHLLLIFSVLPILMSAVGLPYRYIQTLATQAVFMFVLYFIPTPGASGFAESGGALLFGTLMPWNMAGVMAIIWRFFTEYLSIFMGVVVVIRMLGWGVSEELHQGVSPEEEARDEARRSPSNEGISSKNL is encoded by the coding sequence TTGTCCCTGCGTAAAGGTTTGATACTCTTTATCCTGCTGGCCTTCGGGGCCAATGCGATCATCATAGCCAAAAGCGTCGATCACGAAACCGTCCGTTCCCTGCTCTCGTCGAACAAGCTCCTGCTGCTGGGGGCCCTGGGGATGGTCCTCCTCTCCTGGATGTGCGACGCGGGACGTTTCTGTGCACTCTCCCACGCGGCGCAGGAAAGGGTGCCGTTCTCCATGGGAATCGTCCTCACCTGGCTGAACTACTTCGGCAGCGCGGTCACCCCCATGCAGAGCGGGGGCGGCCCCTTCCAGGTCTACGTCCTTTATAAGAAAGGCGTCCCCATCGGCAAGGGCATCGCCATCACCTTGCTCCGTACCATGCTGACCGTCCTGATCCTGAGCCTGGTCGTCCCAACGGCCCTGTTTCTCGAGCCCTCCATCCTGGAGGCAAGTCCCTTCCTGAAGGGGCTCGTCTTCTACGTCTTCGCCGTCATCGGCTGTACGTGGGTATTCATCCTCTTCACCGTTCTTCGTCCGGACGCACTCAAGCGGCTGGGAAAGATCGCCGTCCTCTGGATGAAGCGGCTGAACCTGGTGAAGTCCAACCGCCGCGTGATCGGCTGCTTCCAGTGGCTCGACCGGGAGGTGGACAACTACATCATGAACTTCCGCCTGGCGTTCCGCTCCGGGAAGGGATGGATGCTGCTCGCCACGGCGCTCTCCGTCCTCCATCTGCTCCTGATCTTCAGCGTGCTTCCCATCCTGATGAGCGCCGTCGGGCTCCCCTATCGCTACATTCAGACCCTGGCGACTCAGGCGGTCTTCATGTTCGTGCTCTACTTCATCCCCACCCCTGGGGCCAGCGGCTTTGCCGAGAGCGGCGGCGCCCTGCTCTTCGGGACCCTGATGCCCTGGAACATGGCGGGGGTCATGGCCATCATCTGGCGCTTCTTCACGGAGTACCTCTCCATCTTTATGGGGGTCGTCGTCGTGATTCGGATGTTGGGATGGGGCGTCTCCGAGGAGCTCCACCAGGGCGTCTCCCCCGAGGAGGAGGCCAGGGATGAGGCCAGGCGAAGCCCATCAAATGAAGGCATTTCGTCAAAAAATCTTTAA